A single Triticum dicoccoides isolate Atlit2015 ecotype Zavitan chromosome 2A, WEW_v2.0, whole genome shotgun sequence DNA region contains:
- the LOC119354969 gene encoding protein NUCLEAR FUSION DEFECTIVE 4-like isoform X2, translating into MCVLIFVGTNGETYFNTTSLVTCIQNFPKSRGPTVGILKGFAGLSSAILTQLFAVMHTPDHATLIFMVAVGPSLVAIGLMFVIRPVGGHRQVRSSDKNSFMFMYTICLLLASYLVGVMLVQDFLEVSDNVAISLTVFLFVLLILPIAIPVVLTFSLKTEYPSPYEEALLSEALKGEAGTSHEREDQPELILSEMEDEKPKDIDSLSPSERRRRIADLQTKLVQAAARGGVRVRKGPRRGENFTLMQALVKADFWLIWLSLLLGSGSGLTVIDNLGQMSQAAGFKDGHNFVSLTSIWNFLGRVGGGYFSENIVREHKYPRHIALALAQILMAAGHFLFAMAWPGTMYMGTFLVGLGYGTHWAIVPAAVSELFGVKHFGAMYNFLTVANPTGSLIFSGLIASSFYDYEAERQAQRRQSSASSSPQFLQGMGLLADGPLKCEGAVCFFVSSLIMSAFCVVGAGLSLVIVYRTKRVYSHLYRSVR; encoded by the exons ATGTGTGTCCTTATTTTTGTTGGAACCAACGGCGAGACATATTTCAACACAACTTCACTGGTTACATGCATCCAGAATTTCCCAAAGAGCAGGGGCCCAACTGTGGGCATTCTGAAAGGATTTGCTGGGCTTAGCAGTGCAATTCTGACTCAACTGTTTGCAGTAATGCACACACCAGACCATGCAACTCTTATCTTCATGGTCGCAGTCGGGCCGTCACTTGTTGCCATTGGCCTCATGTTTGTTATAAGGCCTGtcgggggtcaccgacaggtgcggTCATCTGACAAGAACAGCTTCATGTTCATGTACACCATTTGCTTGCTCCTTGCCTCATATCTCGTTGGTGTCATGCTAGTCCAAGATTTCCTGGAAGTGAGTGATAATGTGGCTATTTCTCTCACAGTGTTTCTTTTCGTCTTGCTTATTTTACCGATCGCGATCCCCGTGGTCCTGACGTTTAGCTTGAAAACTGAATATCCAAGTCCATATGAAGAGGCTCTGCTGTCTGAAGCATTAAAAGGAGAGGCAGGTACTTCACATGAAAGGGAGGATCAACCAGAGTTGATTCTAAGTGAGATGGAAGACGAGAAGCCTAAAGACATAGACTCTTTATCCCCATCTGAAAGGAGAAGGAGAATTGCAGACTTGCAGACCAAGTTAGTTCAAGCTGCAGCAAGAGGTGGGGTTAGAGTCAGGAAGGGACCACGTAGGGGGGAGAACTTCACCCTGATGCAGGCATTGGTCAAGGCTGATTTTTGGCTTATTTGGTTATCGCTTCTGCTCGGGTCTGGATCAGGGCTGACGGTGATTGATAATTTGGGTCAGATGAGCCAAGCTGCTGGTTTCAAAGACGGGCATAACTTCGTGTCATTGACGAGCATATGGAACTTCCTTGGTCGTGTTGGAGGTGGCTATTTCTCTGAGAATATTGTCAG GGAACATAAATACCCAAGGCACATAGCATTGGCCTTAGCTCAGATACTCATGGCTGCTGGGCATTTCCTCTTTGCAATGGCTTGGCCTGGAACTATGTACATGGGAACCTTCCTGGTTGGGCTTGGATATGGCACTCACTGGGCTATTGTGCCGGCTGCTGTTTCTGAACTTTTCGGTGTAAAACACTTTGGCGCAATGTATAATTTCCTCACAGTAGCAAACCCCACAGGGTCGCTGATCTTCTCAGGTCTCATTGCCAGTAGCTTCTATGACTATGAAGCTGAGAGGCAAGCGCAGCGCCGTCAGAGCTCAGCGTCGTCGTCTCCACAGTTTCTTCAGGGCATGGGTTTACTTGCAGATGGGCCACTGAAGTGTGAAGGGGCTGTTTGCTTCTTTGTCAGCTCGTTGATCATGTCAGCGTTTTGCGTCGTGGGTGCTGGCTTGAGCCTTGTCATTGTTTACAGGACCAAGCGAGTCTACTCTCACCTCTATCGATCTGTCCggtga